Proteins from a single region of Salinibacter grassmerensis:
- a CDS encoding NAD(P)/FAD-dependent oxidoreductase has protein sequence MSLQVGMVGAGAGAAAATYTLCTSRSDVDVTVFEKSRGLCGRAAARRRDRTVYEYGANYLKDAGGRVSSLITDAFDTGLVEVDGPIWTFDAGGTVSEGRDGDARRWTYEDGITRLAKHLFGATDAEIERQTRVSALHRDDGWRLATADGSTHGPFDALLLNPPAPQTAELLEGTGIDAIDRLGEAAATVTYRTVWTAVLGYDFEIDAPYYALVNADKDHEVGWIGREECKPGHVPDDKSVLVVQASPDWSTARYNAPPEDNVADLARHAANIIDDQRLTDPDWTDHQGWRYALPDDGLRDGVHQGAAREDVYVTGDWVAGAARLHAAVRDGLETGEHMASSLADG, from the coding sequence ATGAGCCTCCAAGTGGGCATGGTCGGCGCCGGGGCCGGGGCCGCGGCGGCGACATACACCCTCTGCACCTCCCGCTCTGACGTTGACGTTACGGTCTTTGAAAAGTCGAGAGGGCTGTGTGGCCGCGCTGCTGCACGGCGCCGGGACAGAACGGTCTACGAGTACGGCGCGAATTACCTCAAGGACGCTGGGGGCCGGGTCAGTTCCCTGATTACCGATGCATTCGACACGGGGCTCGTGGAGGTGGACGGTCCCATCTGGACGTTTGACGCCGGCGGCACCGTTTCGGAGGGGCGCGACGGAGACGCGCGCCGGTGGACGTACGAGGACGGAATCACGCGCCTAGCCAAGCACCTCTTCGGCGCGACCGACGCAGAGATTGAGCGCCAAACTCGAGTCTCGGCTCTCCACCGCGACGACGGCTGGCGCCTTGCAACGGCGGATGGAAGCACACACGGGCCGTTCGACGCGCTTCTCCTGAATCCACCCGCGCCGCAGACGGCTGAGCTTCTGGAAGGGACCGGCATTGACGCCATAGATCGTCTGGGCGAGGCGGCCGCCACGGTGACGTACCGGACAGTCTGGACTGCCGTCCTCGGGTACGACTTTGAGATCGACGCCCCCTACTACGCACTGGTCAACGCCGACAAGGACCACGAGGTCGGCTGGATCGGACGTGAAGAGTGCAAACCCGGACACGTGCCGGATGACAAATCGGTTCTCGTCGTGCAGGCGAGCCCCGACTGGTCAACAGCGCGGTACAATGCCCCCCCGGAAGACAACGTTGCGGATCTCGCCCGGCACGCCGCGAACATCATCGACGACCAGCGCCTCACCGATCCCGACTGGACAGACCACCAGGGCTGGCGGTACGCACTTCCCGATGACGGCCTCCGAGATGGAGTGCATCAAGGGGCTGCCCGGGAAGACGTGTACGTGACGGGCGACTGGGTGGCAGGAGCGGCACGTCTCCACGCCGCGGTTCGAGATGGCCTGGAGACCGGCGAGCACATGGCGTCCTCTTTGGCGGATGGATGA